In one Bacillus thuringiensis genomic region, the following are encoded:
- a CDS encoding MMPL family transporter — MKKHPLHMLGRLVAGKNTQWITLSVWVLITLLLSFTLPQVNSTKEPNPKNLPETAMSQQAEALMKKEFPNNAGNPLLVVWYRDGGLQSQDYKLIQDVYKELKVSPLKEQSTLPPFDTIPEQVLSKSASKDGTSFVTPVFFNKSAGTDILKGNLEEFREIVNSKVDEDPFKQKISESGLHVRLSGPVGIQTDAVSLFSQADVKLLVATVLLVLVLLILLYRSPILAILPILVVGFAYGIISPTLGFLADHGWIKVDAQAISIMTVLLFGAGTDYCLFLISRYREYLLEEESKYKALQLAIKASGGAIIMSALTVVLGLGTLLLAHYGAFHRFAVPFSVAVFIMGIAALTILPALLLIFGRIAFFPFIPRTTSMNEEFARKKKRAVKVEKSKGSFSKKLGDVVVRRPWTIIMLTVFVLGGLASFVPRIQYTYDLLESFPKDMPSREGFTLISDHFSAGELAPVKVVVDTKGKELPIKQELEKFSFINTVKEPKEGKENKQIQMYEVSLAENPYSIEALDQIPKLKSNVEKLLKDAGISNAEEQLWIGGETASLYDTKQITERDESVIIPVMISIIALLLLVYLRSVVAMIYLIVTVVLSFFSALGAGWILLHYGMGAPAIQGAIPLYAFVFLVALGEDYNIFMVSEIWKNRKTQNHLDAVKNGVIQTGSVITSAGLILAGTFAVLGTLPIQVLVQFGIVTAIGVLLDTFIVRPLLVPAITVVLGRFAFWPGKLSRKSEEIQKVDA; from the coding sequence ATGAAAAAGCACCCGTTACATATGTTAGGGAGGCTTGTAGCAGGAAAAAATACGCAATGGATCACTTTATCGGTGTGGGTTCTTATTACATTATTACTTTCATTTACGTTACCACAAGTAAACAGTACGAAAGAACCGAATCCAAAAAATTTACCTGAAACAGCTATGTCACAGCAAGCGGAAGCGCTTATGAAAAAAGAGTTTCCGAATAATGCAGGGAATCCGTTGTTAGTAGTATGGTATAGAGATGGTGGATTACAGTCACAGGATTATAAACTCATACAAGACGTTTATAAAGAGTTAAAAGTTAGTCCTTTAAAAGAACAATCAACGTTACCACCATTTGATACAATCCCAGAGCAAGTATTATCAAAAAGTGCATCAAAAGATGGTACATCGTTTGTTACACCGGTATTCTTTAATAAATCTGCTGGTACGGATATATTAAAAGGAAATCTTGAAGAGTTTAGAGAAATAGTGAATAGTAAGGTGGATGAAGATCCATTTAAACAAAAAATAAGTGAATCTGGTTTACATGTTCGATTATCTGGACCTGTAGGTATTCAAACGGATGCAGTTAGTTTATTTAGTCAAGCAGATGTGAAATTGCTAGTGGCTACAGTACTACTAGTGTTAGTTTTGTTAATTTTACTGTATCGTTCACCAATTTTAGCGATTTTACCTATACTTGTTGTTGGCTTTGCATACGGTATTATTAGTCCTACACTCGGTTTTTTAGCTGATCACGGATGGATTAAAGTAGATGCCCAAGCAATATCAATTATGACAGTATTATTGTTTGGCGCTGGAACGGACTATTGTCTATTTTTAATTTCGAGATATAGAGAGTACTTGTTAGAAGAAGAAAGTAAATATAAAGCATTACAACTTGCGATTAAAGCTTCTGGCGGTGCAATTATAATGAGTGCGTTAACTGTTGTACTTGGTTTGGGAACATTATTACTTGCTCATTATGGTGCCTTTCATCGATTTGCAGTACCATTTAGTGTTGCTGTATTTATAATGGGAATCGCGGCTTTAACGATTTTACCAGCACTATTATTAATTTTCGGTAGGATTGCATTTTTCCCGTTTATACCGAGAACAACTTCAATGAATGAGGAGTTTGCAAGAAAGAAAAAGAGGGCTGTAAAAGTTGAAAAATCAAAAGGCTCCTTTAGTAAAAAACTTGGAGATGTAGTAGTACGAAGACCGTGGACAATAATTATGCTAACTGTGTTTGTATTAGGTGGATTGGCTTCGTTCGTACCACGTATTCAATACACATATGACTTATTAGAATCGTTTCCAAAGGATATGCCTTCTCGTGAAGGGTTTACGTTAATTAGTGATCATTTCTCAGCTGGTGAACTAGCACCAGTAAAAGTTGTTGTTGATACGAAAGGAAAAGAGCTTCCTATTAAACAAGAACTAGAGAAATTTTCTTTCATAAATACAGTGAAAGAGCCAAAAGAGGGAAAAGAAAATAAGCAAATACAAATGTATGAAGTTTCTTTAGCGGAAAATCCATACTCAATTGAAGCGTTAGATCAAATTCCTAAATTGAAAAGTAATGTAGAAAAATTATTAAAAGATGCTGGGATTAGTAATGCTGAAGAGCAATTGTGGATTGGTGGAGAAACAGCTTCATTATATGATACAAAGCAAATTACTGAACGTGATGAATCAGTAATTATTCCAGTAATGATTAGCATTATCGCTTTATTATTACTTGTCTACTTACGATCGGTTGTTGCGATGATTTATTTAATTGTAACTGTTGTCTTATCATTCTTCTCAGCGTTAGGAGCAGGATGGATATTACTTCATTACGGTATGGGAGCGCCGGCCATTCAAGGTGCGATACCGTTGTACGCATTCGTATTTTTAGTTGCTTTAGGTGAAGATTATAATATCTTTATGGTTTCAGAAATATGGAAAAACAGAAAGACACAAAATCACTTGGATGCAGTAAAAAATGGTGTAATACAAACAGGTAGTGTTATTACATCGGCAGGTTTAATTTTAGCAGGAACTTTTGCAGTGTTAGGTACACTTCCAATTCAAGTATTAGTTCAATTTGGTATTGTAACTGCAATTGGCGTATTACTAGATACGTTTATTGTAAGACCGTTACTTGTACCCGCAATTACAGTTGTGTTAGGCCGATTTGCTTTTTGGCCAGGTAAACTTTCAAGAAAGAGTGAAGAAATACAAAAGGTGGATGCATAG
- a CDS encoding Crp/Fnr family transcriptional regulator produces the protein MWDRSSLITHYLKNNKTLELFSEIDTAYFQINHFEKGELICNIDDEMDRLYFVVKGKVKVYTITPEGKKLILRFINPLAIVGDIELIQNSKAHNVVEACSDVVAISISNTVIRNKLLHDPIFMKFLLKNIANTLKISTRFTALNLLYPVEVRVASYLLSISTDSNGNMYKGDLDATSVTSIADFIGVSYRHVIRVLQRFYNEKLIEKSNGVIVIKDFSRMKEVAKDNIYEQ, from the coding sequence ATGTGGGATAGATCAAGTTTAATTACGCATTATTTAAAAAACAATAAAACGCTCGAGTTATTTTCAGAAATAGATACAGCGTATTTTCAAATAAATCACTTTGAAAAAGGCGAGCTTATTTGCAATATAGATGACGAAATGGATCGTTTATATTTTGTTGTTAAAGGTAAAGTAAAAGTTTATACGATTACACCTGAAGGGAAGAAACTAATTCTTCGCTTTATCAATCCATTGGCCATTGTTGGTGATATTGAATTAATTCAAAATAGCAAAGCACATAATGTCGTTGAAGCTTGTTCAGATGTTGTAGCAATCTCTATTTCTAATACGGTTATTAGAAACAAGTTATTACATGATCCTATATTTATGAAGTTCTTGCTTAAAAACATTGCGAACACGTTAAAAATATCGACTCGTTTTACTGCTCTTAATTTACTGTATCCTGTAGAAGTACGTGTAGCTAGTTATTTACTTTCAATTTCAACAGATAGTAACGGGAATATGTATAAAGGGGATTTGGATGCAACTTCGGTAACGAGTATTGCAGATTTTATAGGGGTAAGTTATAGGCACGTAATTCGGGTATTACAAAGATTTTATAATGAAAAACTAATTGAAAAGAGTAATGGAGTTATTGTAATTAAGGATTTTTCTAGAATGAAGGAAGTCGCTAAAGATAATATATATGAGCAATGA
- a CDS encoding DUF4021 domain-containing protein — MNNKNMNKKENITENTTSIQNNNTANLTIEEQAMNGLYGMPETTIEDADHAAADDLTSKN; from the coding sequence ATGAATAACAAAAATATGAATAAAAAAGAAAATATTACTGAAAATACTACATCTATTCAAAATAATAATACTGCAAACCTTACTATTGAAGAACAAGCAATGAACGGCTTATACGGAATGCCCGAAACAACAATTGAAGATGCTGATCACGCTGCAGCTGATGATTTGACTTCAAAAAATTAA
- a CDS encoding NUDIX hydrolase translates to MDYISYLRNMVGHEKVIMVVAGCFVVNEKNEVLLQLRSDNGKWGHPGGFMEFGETVEDTARREVFEETGLKLGKLEFFNVYSGKKYEKKLSNGDQVALVKLTYICKDFHGTLHTDNEESLQLKFFPLDNLPELWQNQQEVFDDLLKFMKIKN, encoded by the coding sequence ATGGATTATATAAGTTATTTAAGAAATATGGTTGGACATGAAAAAGTAATTATGGTGGTCGCAGGTTGTTTTGTGGTGAATGAAAAGAATGAAGTACTTCTGCAATTACGATCTGATAATGGGAAATGGGGACATCCTGGCGGGTTTATGGAATTTGGCGAGACAGTTGAAGATACAGCAAGAAGAGAAGTGTTTGAAGAAACTGGTTTAAAATTAGGAAAACTTGAATTTTTTAATGTGTATTCTGGAAAAAAATACGAAAAAAAGCTATCTAACGGTGATCAAGTTGCCTTAGTGAAATTAACTTATATTTGTAAAGATTTTCATGGAACATTACATACTGATAACGAAGAAAGCTTACAGCTAAAATTTTTTCCCCTAGATAACTTGCCTGAACTATGGCAAAATCAACAAGAAGTTTTCGATGATTTATTAAAGTTTATGAAAATAAAAAACTAA
- a CDS encoding MBL fold metallo-hydrolase, whose translation MQQIKKIGNSFWYMTPVSETDRPILGMVVGQKKTLMIDAGNSEEHAQLFLEMLKEQNVSIPDFVALTHWHWDHIFGLSVLRNALTISHAETKKEMQAIVSYEWTDKALDARVKEGTEIEFCADCIKKEFEEKARNINIIPPTLTFQDQMELDLGEVTCVLKHVGGDHAHDSVVMYIKEEKILFLGDCIYADIFSSKWNYTTKRTFALIDELEKFDAETYILSHGTAINREEFLQEIHLLKTVGTYTEAYKGDEEKIKAAYKQELDRELNEDELETITYFVNGYEMNNL comes from the coding sequence ATGCAACAAATTAAAAAAATAGGAAACTCATTTTGGTATATGACACCTGTTTCTGAAACAGATAGACCTATCTTAGGAATGGTCGTTGGACAAAAAAAAACGTTAATGATTGATGCAGGGAATTCAGAAGAACATGCACAATTATTTTTAGAAATGTTAAAAGAACAAAATGTATCGATTCCTGATTTTGTAGCACTAACGCATTGGCATTGGGACCATATTTTTGGATTATCCGTATTACGGAATGCATTAACTATTTCGCACGCTGAAACGAAAAAAGAAATGCAGGCAATAGTATCTTATGAATGGACAGATAAAGCGTTGGATGCACGCGTAAAAGAGGGTACTGAAATTGAATTTTGTGCGGATTGCATCAAGAAAGAGTTTGAAGAAAAAGCGAGAAATATTAACATTATTCCTCCAACCTTAACGTTCCAGGATCAAATGGAATTAGACCTTGGTGAAGTGACATGCGTGTTAAAACATGTGGGCGGAGATCATGCACATGATTCTGTTGTTATGTACATAAAAGAAGAAAAGATATTGTTTTTAGGAGACTGTATATATGCAGATATTTTTTCTTCGAAGTGGAACTATACGACGAAAAGAACGTTTGCATTAATAGATGAATTAGAGAAATTTGATGCTGAGACATATATTCTTTCTCATGGGACAGCTATAAATCGAGAAGAGTTTTTACAAGAAATTCATTTGCTAAAAACAGTAGGAACATATACAGAAGCTTATAAAGGCGATGAAGAGAAGATAAAGGCAGCGTATAAACAAGAGCTAGATAGAGAATTGAATGAAGATGAGCTAGAAACAATAACGTATTTTGTCAATGGTTACGAAATGAATAATCTGTAA
- the catA gene encoding type A chloramphenicol O-acetyltransferase, translated as MKFHVIDREDWNREQYFEHYLKLKCTFSMTVNVDITMLLEELYQKGIKFYPVFIYLISRVVNNHKKFRTCFNDEGVLGYWEEMIPSYTIFHKDDKSFSSIWTDYSSDFRTFYKNYEDDMRCYASVHGFFTKENIPPNVFPISSIPWTSFTGFNLNINNDENFLLPIITCGKYFNEGNKVMLPVSLQVHHSVCDGYDASQFIEDLQQLSNTCNEWLK; from the coding sequence ATGAAGTTTCATGTAATTGATAGAGAAGATTGGAATAGAGAGCAGTATTTTGAGCATTATTTAAAGTTGAAATGTACATTTAGTATGACTGTTAATGTTGATATCACGATGTTATTAGAGGAATTATATCAAAAGGGAATAAAATTTTATCCCGTTTTTATATATTTAATTTCTAGAGTAGTAAATAATCATAAAAAATTTCGAACATGTTTTAACGATGAAGGAGTTTTAGGCTATTGGGAGGAAATGATACCGAGTTATACAATCTTTCATAAAGATGATAAGTCTTTTTCAAGTATATGGACGGATTATTCAAGTGATTTCCGCACTTTCTATAAGAATTATGAAGACGATATGAGATGCTATGCTAGTGTTCATGGTTTTTTCACGAAAGAAAATATTCCACCTAATGTATTTCCGATTTCTAGTATACCTTGGACTAGTTTTACTGGATTTAATCTTAATATTAATAATGATGAAAATTTTCTATTGCCAATTATAACTTGTGGGAAATATTTTAATGAAGGAAACAAGGTTATGCTACCAGTTTCATTGCAAGTACATCATTCGGTTTGTGATGGATATGATGCGAGTCAATTTATAGAAGATTTACAGCAGTTAAGTAATACTTGCAACGAGTGGCTTAAATAA
- a CDS encoding DMT family transporter — protein sequence MKGIIFAIFAGIFITLQGTFNAKLSSHIGIWSTSIITHLIGFIIATTVFLLKKEEKITDLKSVKKIYLAAGAFGGFIICAETMAIYSLGVTLTAGTLMVAQLLTATVIEMKGLFHIKKIQMERYHIVGTIVMIIGIVVFNM from the coding sequence TTGAAAGGTATTATATTTGCTATTTTTGCGGGGATATTTATAACACTTCAAGGAACCTTTAATGCGAAACTTAGTTCACATATCGGTATATGGTCGACGAGTATTATAACCCATTTAATTGGATTCATTATTGCAACAACTGTATTTTTGTTAAAGAAAGAAGAGAAAATAACGGATTTAAAGAGTGTGAAAAAAATATATTTAGCAGCGGGTGCATTTGGTGGATTCATTATTTGTGCAGAAACTATGGCGATATATTCATTAGGAGTTACATTGACAGCTGGTACACTAATGGTTGCTCAATTGTTAACGGCAACAGTTATTGAAATGAAAGGACTGTTTCATATAAAAAAGATACAGATGGAGAGATATCATATTGTGGGAACAATAGTAATGATTATAGGTATTGTTGTATTTAATATGTGA
- a CDS encoding MBL fold metallo-hydrolase, which yields MEIAKGIEMLQLEFQEFVIHPILLWDDEMAVLIDTGFPGQIEDIQVEMEKIGVSFDKLKVVILTHQDIDHIGSLPELLQRCRSNIKVYAHELDKPYIEGDLPLLKDGNVENRPKGKVSDTVIDGQELPYCGGILILHTPGHTPGHISLYLKQSKILIAGDSMYSVNGMLGGIHAPTTINIKEAKQSLKKYLNLHIESVVCYHGGLSKENINVQLQNL from the coding sequence ATGGAGATTGCTAAAGGGATAGAAATGTTACAACTTGAATTTCAAGAATTTGTTATTCATCCAATTCTTTTATGGGATGATGAAATGGCAGTATTAATAGATACGGGTTTCCCAGGACAAATTGAAGATATACAAGTAGAGATGGAAAAGATTGGGGTATCATTTGATAAGTTAAAAGTCGTGATTTTGACGCATCAGGATATTGATCATATAGGTAGTCTGCCAGAATTGTTGCAGCGCTGTCGAAGTAATATTAAAGTTTATGCGCACGAACTAGATAAGCCATATATCGAGGGGGATTTACCTTTATTGAAGGACGGAAATGTAGAGAACCGACCAAAAGGAAAAGTGAGTGATACTGTGATTGACGGGCAAGAACTTCCGTATTGCGGTGGAATACTAATTCTTCATACTCCAGGGCATACTCCGGGTCATATTAGTTTATATTTGAAACAAAGCAAAATTCTTATTGCAGGAGACTCTATGTATAGTGTGAATGGGATGTTAGGAGGAATTCACGCCCCAACAACTATAAATATTAAGGAAGCAAAGCAGTCTTTGAAGAAGTATTTAAATTTACATATTGAATCTGTAGTTTGTTACCATGGGGGATTAAGTAAGGAGAATATAAATGTTCAACTTCAAAATTTGTAA
- a CDS encoding DMT family transporter — MIGFSLAILAGILISLQSVFNAKVNENVGQWLTTTCVLGIGLISSILFYIITENSSNIKVYTTNYLFYVSGLFGIGLIICIMGAIKSLGPAYTVLISLITQLVVALCIDTFGLFGMESIPLQVNKLVGIGLLIVGVGIFKNLFLNKKAIHINEDSV, encoded by the coding sequence TTGATTGGATTTAGTTTAGCCATATTAGCAGGAATATTAATTAGCTTACAATCTGTTTTTAATGCAAAAGTAAATGAAAATGTAGGACAGTGGTTAACGACTACATGTGTCCTTGGAATAGGTCTCATTAGTTCTATTCTATTTTATATCATTACAGAAAACAGTAGTAACATTAAAGTGTATACTACAAATTATTTGTTTTATGTAAGTGGACTGTTTGGCATCGGGTTAATTATTTGCATAATGGGTGCAATAAAGAGCTTAGGTCCAGCATATACGGTGCTAATTAGTCTTATTACTCAATTGGTTGTTGCGTTATGCATTGATACATTCGGATTATTTGGAATGGAGAGCATTCCATTACAAGTAAATAAATTAGTTGGTATAGGTTTATTAATTGTGGGAGTAGGAATTTTTAAAAATCTATTTTTGAATAAGAAAGCTATTCATATAAATGAGGATAGTGTCTAA
- a CDS encoding GNAT family N-acetyltransferase, which produces MENSIRYTSEHPTDFNGLLSLYESLGWNSLKLTVNELERMCKQSWYAIYVFDDKRLVGMGRVISDGVITGIICGVGVLPKYQSSGIGKEIVKRLIQHCEQNKVIPQLMCVEKLQSYYESIGFEAFSIGMTKHIIR; this is translated from the coding sequence ATGGAAAATAGTATACGCTACACAAGTGAACATCCTACAGATTTTAATGGATTATTATCCTTATACGAATCTTTAGGATGGAATTCTCTTAAATTAACGGTTAACGAGTTAGAACGAATGTGTAAGCAAAGTTGGTATGCAATTTATGTTTTTGATGATAAGAGGTTAGTAGGGATGGGGCGTGTCATATCAGATGGAGTCATAACAGGCATTATTTGTGGAGTTGGTGTATTGCCAAAATATCAGTCTAGTGGCATCGGAAAAGAAATAGTGAAACGATTAATCCAGCACTGTGAACAAAATAAGGTTATTCCACAACTTATGTGTGTAGAAAAATTGCAATCTTACTATGAATCTATAGGGTTTGAAGCATTCTCTATTGGGATGACAAAACATATTATAAGATAG
- a CDS encoding ZIP family metal transporter: protein MERLWIPMIVTFFSFGGLLLGGAVGVATRQLIEEKMHRLYALCGGILLGLLSLEIIPETFSSYEIVGPILGIAIGILVMSLLDNYCHHPMIHKKDQQAWQTFLFLSFAIFIHNIPSGFALGTAFINHNDSAIPFLIAIVVHHIPEGLALIIPFLFTKHKYISFLLTTLLLSLILGTGTVFGILMEGKALHLQGLIMGSAIGSLGYVTIHEMLWKAKKQLSFLTFLMWATSGFLLIIAFTLLAGHH, encoded by the coding sequence ATGGAACGTTTATGGATTCCAATGATTGTAACATTTTTTTCGTTCGGTGGATTACTATTAGGAGGTGCTGTTGGAGTAGCAACACGCCAACTTATTGAAGAAAAGATGCATCGTTTATACGCATTATGTGGTGGTATTTTACTTGGGCTTTTATCCCTTGAAATTATTCCTGAAACATTTTCAAGCTACGAAATAGTTGGGCCTATACTTGGTATAGCTATCGGTATTTTAGTTATGAGCTTATTAGATAACTATTGTCACCATCCAATGATACATAAAAAAGATCAACAAGCATGGCAAACCTTCCTTTTTCTCTCTTTCGCTATATTTATTCATAATATACCTAGTGGATTTGCGTTAGGTACAGCTTTTATAAATCATAATGACTCTGCCATTCCCTTTTTAATAGCAATTGTCGTTCACCATATTCCAGAAGGATTAGCTTTAATTATTCCATTTCTTTTTACAAAACATAAATATATTTCCTTTTTATTAACGACTTTATTACTTTCTCTTATTCTCGGTACTGGCACAGTTTTTGGAATTTTGATGGAAGGAAAAGCTCTTCATCTGCAAGGGCTCATTATGGGAAGTGCTATCGGTTCACTTGGATATGTCACAATTCATGAAATGCTTTGGAAAGCTAAGAAACAGCTCTCTTTCCTTACATTTCTAATGTGGGCAACTAGTGGTTTTCTCCTAATAATAGCGTTTACTCTACTAGCTGGACATCACTAA
- a CDS encoding DUF2441 domain-containing protein, giving the protein MNEQEFFVYHIVTKKKMHIGQIIPVNKNQHNTLYHFFFEREQLNASGEDGIQILNNHYKNEELHINNENAKVIMSYIDQTVRETIAEMVRLQEFPKYPSRLSCLYAAKSYEDALKWKALFDSYNREVLQIVKLRVIGSSFEGDGNLLPKEDGIPFSQKFEQAREYWKGNIRNELPELLINGEIEVVEIVDDFSSIHI; this is encoded by the coding sequence ATGAATGAACAAGAATTTTTCGTATATCATATCGTAACAAAGAAAAAAATGCATATCGGACAAATCATTCCTGTTAACAAAAATCAACACAATACTCTATATCACTTCTTTTTTGAAAGAGAACAATTAAATGCTAGTGGTGAAGATGGCATACAAATTTTAAATAATCACTATAAAAATGAAGAATTACATATAAATAATGAAAATGCTAAAGTAATTATGAGTTATATAGATCAAACAGTTAGAGAAACAATTGCAGAAATGGTTAGACTACAAGAATTCCCTAAATACCCTTCCAGGTTATCTTGCTTATATGCTGCTAAAAGCTATGAAGATGCTTTAAAATGGAAAGCATTATTTGATTCTTACAATCGAGAAGTTTTACAGATTGTTAAACTACGAGTAATCGGAAGTTCTTTTGAAGGTGACGGTAATCTTTTACCGAAAGAAGATGGTATTCCTTTTTCTCAAAAATTCGAACAAGCTAGAGAGTATTGGAAAGGAAATATTAGAAATGAGCTTCCTGAGCTACTGATTAATGGAGAAATTGAAGTTGTGGAAATTGTTGATGACTTCTCCTCAATTCATATTTAA
- a CDS encoding TetR/AcrR family transcriptional regulator, with translation MEQKQRPLGRPRQNKNTKSTKETILEVATRLFLTQNYQVVSMDEVAKVCGVTKATVYYYYSTKADLFTATMTQMMIRIRENMSQILSTNKTLEERLLDFAKVYLHATMDIDMKNFMKDAKLSLSEEQLKELKNAENNMYEVLEKALDTAMHMGEIPKGNAKFVAHAFVSLLSIGNFKDENHNPILANIDELAQEIVSFYWNGLGHSY, from the coding sequence TTGGAACAAAAACAACGTCCTCTCGGAAGGCCACGTCAAAATAAAAATACAAAATCTACAAAAGAAACCATTTTAGAAGTGGCAACTCGCTTATTTCTTACACAAAATTATCAAGTCGTTTCTATGGATGAAGTCGCAAAAGTTTGTGGTGTTACGAAAGCAACCGTCTACTATTACTATTCAACAAAAGCCGATTTATTTACCGCTACTATGACCCAAATGATGATACGTATACGAGAGAATATGTCTCAAATACTCTCTACAAACAAAACTTTAGAAGAAAGATTATTAGACTTCGCCAAAGTTTACTTACACGCAACGATGGATATTGATATGAAAAATTTTATGAAAGATGCTAAACTGTCGTTATCTGAAGAACAATTGAAGGAATTAAAAAATGCTGAAAATAATATGTATGAAGTGCTAGAAAAAGCACTCGATACTGCGATGCACATGGGAGAAATTCCGAAAGGAAACGCTAAATTTGTGGCTCATGCTTTCGTATCTTTATTATCAATTGGGAATTTTAAAGATGAAAATCACAATCCTATTCTGGCAAATATAGATGAATTAGCACAAGAAATCGTTTCTTTTTATTGGAATGGGTTAGGTCATTCATATTAA
- a CDS encoding DUF2798 domain-containing protein: MPTTRKENLQFGMMMCLGMVIVMTFYNLLMNEAGGPIYIKEIALELLIGFIIALLIEICIVGPCAKKIVFMLPFDKSKKINIIVAMATTMVIGMVFFMSFFGMTMMHLHGGLQGDSFVSIYVSIFIKNFIMAYPLQLIIMGPLVRFLFAKFVMKKKSFNVA; this comes from the coding sequence TTGCCAACAACAAGAAAGGAAAACCTCCAATTTGGCATGATGATGTGCCTTGGGATGGTTATCGTAATGACGTTTTACAATTTACTAATGAATGAAGCAGGAGGACCAATTTATATTAAAGAGATTGCATTAGAACTATTGATTGGATTTATTATTGCGCTATTAATTGAAATATGTATCGTTGGACCTTGTGCGAAAAAAATTGTATTTATGTTACCATTTGATAAATCTAAGAAAATAAATATTATCGTTGCGATGGCGACAACTATGGTAATCGGAATGGTGTTCTTTATGTCATTTTTCGGTATGACTATGATGCATTTACATGGTGGACTACAAGGAGATTCATTTGTTTCAATTTATGTTTCAATTTTTATTAAAAATTTCATAATGGCATATCCATTACAATTAATTATTATGGGACCGCTTGTGCGTTTCTTATTTGCAAAGTTTGTTATGAAAAAGAAATCTTTTAATGTAGCGTAA
- a CDS encoding alpha/beta fold hydrolase, which yields MNQLMLQDGVHYLKINGVLHWCKVAGAAHNTVPLIIAHGGPGGNHYVFERTLGLRLEENMTVVYYEQRGCGRSEAPQDDGEYSINTLVEDLEELRKQLHVEKINLLGYSFGGQLCLEYALKYPKNVEQMVLQAPSLDDLNDMYTVQIEGFLQVTKGEMKEEILIISKSEIPLKERYNQVWSIVDTKAVDRLLFKNEEFAKLNRSLWEESQLSNTGKMSKVIFGTKSSLPLIERIKGLEIDTCVIVGAHDYNTGVGMSYRITRQLKNGKLVIFENSGHFPDIEETDKVCETIIEFLER from the coding sequence ATGAATCAGTTAATGTTGCAAGATGGTGTACACTATTTGAAAATCAATGGGGTATTGCATTGGTGTAAAGTTGCAGGGGCAGCTCATAATACAGTTCCTCTCATTATTGCACATGGTGGTCCAGGTGGCAATCATTATGTATTCGAAAGAACACTTGGGTTGAGGTTAGAAGAGAATATGACTGTTGTTTATTATGAACAAAGAGGATGTGGTAGAAGTGAGGCACCACAAGATGACGGTGAGTACTCAATCAATACTCTAGTCGAAGATTTAGAGGAATTAAGAAAGCAATTACATGTAGAGAAGATAAATTTGTTAGGATATTCTTTTGGTGGACAACTTTGTTTAGAGTATGCTTTGAAATATCCGAAAAATGTTGAACAAATGGTATTACAAGCACCATCGTTAGATGATTTAAATGATATGTATACTGTGCAGATAGAAGGTTTTCTACAAGTAACGAAAGGGGAAATGAAAGAAGAAATATTGATAATAAGTAAGTCAGAAATTCCTTTAAAAGAAAGGTATAATCAAGTTTGGAGTATAGTTGATACAAAAGCTGTAGATCGATTATTGTTTAAAAATGAAGAATTTGCAAAGCTAAATCGGAGTCTTTGGGAGGAAAGTCAGTTAAGTAATACAGGGAAGATGAGCAAAGTTATTTTTGGAACAAAATCATCTTTACCGCTTATTGAGCGTATTAAAGGTTTAGAAATTGATACGTGTGTCATAGTTGGAGCGCATGACTATAACACGGGTGTAGGAATGAGTTATAGAATAACGAGACAATTGAAAAATGGTAAACTTGTTATATTTGAAAATAGTGGACATTTCCCAGATATCGAGGAGACGGATAAAGTATGTGAAACGATTATTGAGTTTTTGGAACGATAG